Genomic DNA from Comamonas resistens:
CTCGACCAGGATGCCGCGATCGGCACCGATGGCCATGGCCGTGCGCAGGGTTTCCTGGCACTGGGCCACGCCGCAGGAGACGGCGATGACTTCGGTGACCACGCCTTTTTCCTTCAGGCGCACGGCTTCCTCGACGGCGATTTCGTCAAAGGGGTTCATGCTCATCTTGACGTTGGCGATGTCCACACCCGTGCCGTCCGACTTGACGCGGACCTTGACGTTGTAGTCCACCACGCGCTTGACAGGGACCAGGATCTTCATAAGAAAACTCTTTCTTGTTAAGGAAAATGCAGGCGGTTGGCATGGGCGTGCCCGCCTTCTGCGATAGACATCACAAATCAGACGCTTGTGGACGAAACTTCCGGAACCGTGAGCACGCCACGCTGCTGCAGCTGCTGCAGCTGTTCGTCGCTCATGGCCAGCAGTTGCTGCAGCACTTCACGCGTGCCCTCTCCCAGCACGGGCGGTGCGCAGCGCACGGGCAGGCGCTGGCCGTCCAGGCGGTAGGGAGGCGCAAACACCGTGGTCGAGCCTGCTTCGGCATGCGCCACTGTCTGCACCATGCCGGTTTGCTGGGTACGTTCACTGACCAAGGCTTCATGCAGTCCAGCAGCGCGCCCGCTGGGAATGCCGCAAGCGGCCAGACGCTGCAGCAGCACATCGCGCTCGAAGCTCGCCACCGCCTCCGAAAGAATGGGCAGCAGGCTGGCACGGTTTCTGGAGCGCTCCACATTGGTGGCATAACGTGGGTCTTCGACGATGTCCGGCCGCGCAATCACCTGCCTGCAGAACTTCTCGAACTGGCTGTTATTGCCCACTGCGATGATCAGCGGGCCATCTGCCGCTTCGAACAAACCGTAAGGCACGATGGATGGGTGATTGTTCCCATAGCGCTTGGGTTCATGGCCGAGCTGCAAAGCGTCCAGCCCGCAATAGCCGTTGATGGTCAGGCCGCAGTCATACAGCGCCATCTCGATGCGGCGCCCGCGCCCTGTGCGCTCGCGGCGAAACAGCGCGGCCAGCACGGCCTGGGCCGCATACATGCCGGTCATCATGTCGACCACGGCCACGCCGAACTTCAGCGGCGGCATGTCCTGGTCGCCGTTGACGGCCATCAGCCCCGCTTCGGCCTGTATCACCAGGTCGTAGCCCGGGCGTTTGACTTCGGGTGTGTGGCTGCTGTAGCCGGCCACGGTGCAATAGATCAGGTCCGGCTTGATGGATTTGAGCTTGTCATAGCCCAGCCCCATCTTGTCGGCACCACCATGCTTGAAGTTGCTGATCACCACATCGAACTGCGGCAGCATGTCATAGATGATCTGCACCGCCTCAGGGGTCTGCAGATCCAGGGTGATGGAGCGTTTGCTGCGGTTGACGCTGTTGAAATAAGTCGTCTCGGTCTTGCCCACGCGCATGCCCCAGTCCCGCGTGTCGTCACCCCGGGCCGGGTGTTCCACCTTGATGACTTCGGCGCCAAAGTCTGCCAGGACCTGGCCACACAGCGGGCCGGCCAGCACGCGTGACAAATCCAGTACGCGCACCCCTTCCAGCGGGAAATCCATCTCATCGGGCAATTCTGCTTGGCTGCTCATCTTGCTGTTCTCCAATCTCTGTCTCAGGAAGACCAAAAGCCTTGCACAAGGCAAGGCAGGTTTTCGCTCAATCAGGCGTTCTGGCTCAAGGCCATGAAGCGCGCCAGGTGATGGTCCTCGTCACCAAACTGGTGATCGATCATGATCAGCCGCTTGGCGTAATGCGCCAGCGGCAGCTCCCAGGTCATGCCAATGCCGCCATGCATCTGTATGCTTTCCTCGGCCACCAGCGCTCCCACATAACCCACGGTGTACTTGGCGGCAGACAGCATTTTCTCGCGCTCAGCGCCCTGGGCGTTGTCGATGGCGTCAGCGGCATTGACCACGGTGGAGCGCACCTGCTCCACCTCCAGCAGCAGATCGGCCATGCGGTGCTGCAGCGCCTGAAAGCTGCCGATGGCAACGCCAAATTGCTTGCGGGTCTGCAAATACTCCAGCGTGTGCTGCTTGGCCACATCCATGGCGCCCAGCGCCTCGGCAGCCAGTGCCAGCAACGCAAAGCCCTGCACATGCTCGAGCACTGCATAGCCCCGGCCTTCGCTGCCCAGCAGAGCATCGGCACCCAGTTGCACCTTGTCGAAATTCAGCTCGGCCGCGCGTCCACCTTCCACACGACTGTAACCGCGCCTGGTGATGCCTGCGGCGTTGCCGTCGACCAGGAACAGGCTGATGCCCATCTCGTCAAACACAGCACCTGCCGTGCGTGCCGAAACCAGCAGCAGATCGGCTTTTTCGCCAAAGGCCACCACGCTCTTGGTACCGCTCAGTTCCCAGCCGGCAGCCGTCTTCACCGCCGTGGCCGTGACCTTGTTCAGCTCGTAATGACTGCCCGGCTCGTCATGCGCCAGAGCAGCCACCACGCTGCCTGCAATGATGTCTTCCAGCTTCTGCTTTTGCACTTCTGTGCCCGCAGCAATCAGTGCCTGGCCCACGATCAGGGCACCCAGCAGGGGCTCGGCCACCAGGCCACGGCCCAGGGCTTCGAACACCACGCTGATGTCAAAGCCCGAACCGCCAAAGCCGCCCACCGCTTCGGGAAACAGCGCGCCGATCGTGCCCAGTTCGGCAAATTGCGCATACAGCTCGGGACTGTGGCCCTCTGCGCCATAGGCCAGCTGGTTGCGGTGCTCTATGCCGTATTGCTCGGCCACAAAGCGATTGAGGCTGTCCGCCAGCATGCGGCGGTCTTCGGTGTGTGTGAAGTTCATGACAAATTCTCTCTACCCAATCGAACGAATCGGTGTCGCATGCCACCGCCCGGTTCGCCAGGGACGCCCAGCAAGGGCCGCCCCGCAGCGAGGGCATCGTCCCCCCGGGGGGAAGGCGCGCAGCGACTCAGGGGGGATTTCACAAGCCCAGAATCATCTTGGAGATGATGTTCTTCTGGATCTCGTTGGAGCCACCGAAGATCGACAGCTTGCGGTAGTTGAAGTAGCTGGATGCCGCGGTCGCAGCCTCGGGCAGATCGCCAATCGGCGCCTCTGCATAGTCGCCGTACTGCGCCTCTTCAATAAACGGCGTCGCGTAGATGCCCATGGCACGGCGAATCAGGGACAGGATTTCCTGGCGAATTTCCGTGCCGCGAATCTTGAGCATGGAACTCTCGGCACCGGGCACGCCGCCACCGGCCACGGCGGCGATCACGCGCAGATTGGTGGTCTTCATGTTCTCCAGGTCGATCTCGACACGGGCCATGCGGGCCGCAAACAGCGGATCCTGGTTCAAAGGCTTGCCGTTTCTATGCACCTTGGCGGCCACGACCTTGAGCTTTTCCAGCGCGGCCATGCAAAAGCCCACGCCCGCAATGCCGGTGCGCTCATAGGTCAGCAGGTATTTGGCGTAAGTCCAGCCCTTGTTTTCTTCACCGACCAGGTTCTCCACCGGCACTTTCACATCGGTAAAGAAAACTTCGTTGACTTCCTTGTCGCCATCCAACGTGCGGATGGGGCGCAGCTCCACGCCGGGGCTGTTCATGTCCACCAGCAAAAAGCTGATGCCGGCCTGGGCCTTGGCCTCGCGGTTGGTGCGCACCAGGCAGAAGATCATATTGGCGTGCTGGCCCTGGGTGGTCCAGGTCTTCTGGCCATTGACGATATAGAAGTCTCCATCGCGCACGGCCGTGGTCTTCACCGAAGCCAGATCGGAGCCCGCGCCGGGTTCTGAATAGCCCTGGCACCACCAGTCCTGCCCGCTCAGAATGCGCGGCAGCCAGTACTTCTTTTGCTGCTCGTTGCCGTACTTGATCAGCACCGGCCCCAGCATGTTCACGCCGAAGGGCACGATGCGCGGGCCGCCGGCCAGGGCGCACTCGGTGTCGAAGATGAACTTCTCGACCGCCCCCCAGCCCGGACCGCCATGCTCCTGGGGCCAGTGATTCGCATACCAGCCGCGCTCGTTGAGAATGGCATGCCACTCGTCCTGATCGGCCTTGCTCAGGCGCTGGCCGGCCTTGACCTTGGCCGAAATATGCTTGGGCAGCTTTTCCTTGAGAAAAGCCTGCACCTCGGCGCGAAACGCCTCTTCCTGGGGGGTGAATTGCAAATCCATTGCTATTTCCTGGTAATCCATGGCGCTGCTTCTGGCGCCTTTAATCTTCAAACTGGCATGCTCTTGCGCCAGAGGCTGCAAGCAAGGGCCGCCCCGCAGCAATGCAGCCGTCCCCCCTTGGGGGAAGACGCGTAGCGGCTCAGGGGGATCAAAAGATTTCGAAAAGGCCAGCAGCGCCCATGCCGCCGGCAATGCACATGGTCACCACGCCCCACTTGACCTTGGGGTTGCGGGCCTTGCGGCGCTGGCCTTCGAGCAGGATGTGGCCGGTCAGGCGTGCGCCCGTCATGCCGAAGGGGTGGCCGATGGCAATCGCGCCGCCGTTGACATTGAGGCGCTCGTTGGGAATGCCCAGCTGACGCTGGCAATACAGGGCCTGCGAGGCAAAAGCTTCATTCAGCTCCCAGAGGTCGATGTCATCCACCGTAAGGCCGTGGCGCTTGAGCAGCTTGGGCACGGCAAACACGGGGCCAATGCCCATCTCGTCGGGTTCGCAACCGGCCACGGCAAAGCCCCGGAAAGCGCCCAGGGGCTTGAGGCCCAGGCGCTCTGCCAGCCTGGCTTCCATCACCACGCAGGCGCTGGAGCCGTCGGACAGCTGCGAGGCATTGCCGGCCGTGATGAAGTTGCCCGGACCCTTCACAGGCTCCAGCTTGACCAGCCCCTCCAGCGTGGTGCTGGCGCGGTTGCAGTTGTCCTGCGTGGCGACCACGTCGCGGTAGGTGACTTCGCCGGTTTCCTTGTTCTTTTCCATCATGCGTGTGGAGCAGGCGATGATCTCGTCCTTGAACAGATCGGCGGCCTGGGCCGCAGCGGTGCGCTGCTGGCTTTGCAGCGAGAACGCATCCTGGTCTTCACGCGTGATGCCGTAGCGCTTGGCCACCACATCGGCGGTGTCGATCATGGCCATGTACAGCTCGGGCTTGTGCTCCACCAGCCAGGGGTCCATGTCGGTGGGCAGATTGTTGCCGGCCCGGATGCCGGAGATGGTCTCGATACCGCCGGCCAGCATCACGTCCACGCCCTCGGCCACGACGCGGCCCGCCGCGATGGCGATGGATTGCAGGCCCGAAGCGCAAAAGCGCGTGATCGTGGTGCCGGCGATCGACAGCGGCAGCCCGGCGCGCAACACGGTCTGGCGGCCCAGATTGCGCCCCTGGAAACCGTCGGGGTTGCCGCAGCCCAGAATCAGATCCTCGATCATTTCGGGATCGACACCCGAGCGCTCCACCGCCGCCTTGACGGAGAAAGCAGCCAGCTGGGCGGCAGGAGTGATGTTGAACTCGCCACGATGCGACTTGGTCAGCGGTGTGCGGGCGGTGGAAACGATAACGGCTTCACGCATGGTGCTTGTCTCTGTGAATGTTTAAAACTTTGATAGCTGTCATCGCATGTCATTCTTTAATTTCAGATTCATTCAGTTATGAAATCATTTATTTACAAGCGATGACAGCTCCTTTTTTTGATAATCCTGGCAAAGGACTGGCGGCCCCCATCAGCGAACTGTCGAGCAAGGGGCGCCTCTCAGCGGGCTCAGGAAGTGATTACTTGTTCAAGCTGTCGAAGTTGCGTCCCTCGGCCACCAGCTGTTGCAGCAGCGGCGCAGGCTTCCAGAACAGCGCGTCTTCCTTGGCAAAGGCTTCGATATCGGCCAGCACCTTGGGAAGGCCCTGCATATCGGCCCACTTCATGGGGCCGCCGCGGTGGCGCGGAAAGCCATAGCCGGAGATAAAGGTCACGTCCACATCCAGCGGGCGCAGCGCAATGCCCTCGCCCACCACCTTGGCGCCTTCGTTGACCATGGCGGCCATGTAGCGGCGCATGATTTCCTCGGCCGTGAACGGGCGCGGCGTCACGCCCTTCCTGGCGCGTTCGGCATCGACGATGGCCAGCACTTCGGGGTCGGGCTGACCGATGCGCGCGCCCTGCGGGTAGAGATAAAAGCCGCGCCCCGTCTTCTGCCCGAACCAGCCGTTTTCACAGATGCGGTCGGCAATCTCCACGTATCTGGCCTTGGGGTCGCGCGTGGCGGCGCGGCGCTTGCGCGTGGCCCAGCCGATATCGCCGCCGGCCAGGTCGGTGACTTGGAAGGGCCCCATGGCAAAGCCGAAGCCGCGCACGGCCTCGTCGATCTCGTAGGGGCTGGCGCCGTCTTCCATCAGGTAGTCGGCGGCCTGCTTGTAGGTGGCCAGAATGCGGTTGCCGATGAAGCCGTCGCAGACGCCGGCGCGCACCGGCACCTTCTTC
This window encodes:
- a CDS encoding acyl-CoA dehydrogenase family protein, yielding MDLQFTPQEEAFRAEVQAFLKEKLPKHISAKVKAGQRLSKADQDEWHAILNERGWYANHWPQEHGGPGWGAVEKFIFDTECALAGGPRIVPFGVNMLGPVLIKYGNEQQKKYWLPRILSGQDWWCQGYSEPGAGSDLASVKTTAVRDGDFYIVNGQKTWTTQGQHANMIFCLVRTNREAKAQAGISFLLVDMNSPGVELRPIRTLDGDKEVNEVFFTDVKVPVENLVGEENKGWTYAKYLLTYERTGIAGVGFCMAALEKLKVVAAKVHRNGKPLNQDPLFAARMARVEIDLENMKTTNLRVIAAVAGGGVPGAESSMLKIRGTEIRQEILSLIRRAMGIYATPFIEEAQYGDYAEAPIGDLPEAATAASSYFNYRKLSIFGGSNEIQKNIISKMILGL
- a CDS encoding acetyl-CoA C-acyltransferase, whose amino-acid sequence is MREAVIVSTARTPLTKSHRGEFNITPAAQLAAFSVKAAVERSGVDPEMIEDLILGCGNPDGFQGRNLGRQTVLRAGLPLSIAGTTITRFCASGLQSIAIAAGRVVAEGVDVMLAGGIETISGIRAGNNLPTDMDPWLVEHKPELYMAMIDTADVVAKRYGITREDQDAFSLQSQQRTAAAQAADLFKDEIIACSTRMMEKNKETGEVTYRDVVATQDNCNRASTTLEGLVKLEPVKGPGNFITAGNASQLSDGSSACVVMEARLAERLGLKPLGAFRGFAVAGCEPDEMGIGPVFAVPKLLKRHGLTVDDIDLWELNEAFASQALYCQRQLGIPNERLNVNGGAIAIGHPFGMTGARLTGHILLEGQRRKARNPKVKWGVVTMCIAGGMGAAGLFEIF
- a CDS encoding CaiB/BaiF CoA transferase family protein; amino-acid sequence: MSSQAELPDEMDFPLEGVRVLDLSRVLAGPLCGQVLADFGAEVIKVEHPARGDDTRDWGMRVGKTETTYFNSVNRSKRSITLDLQTPEAVQIIYDMLPQFDVVISNFKHGGADKMGLGYDKLKSIKPDLIYCTVAGYSSHTPEVKRPGYDLVIQAEAGLMAVNGDQDMPPLKFGVAVVDMMTGMYAAQAVLAALFRRERTGRGRRIEMALYDCGLTINGYCGLDALQLGHEPKRYGNNHPSIVPYGLFEAADGPLIIAVGNNSQFEKFCRQVIARPDIVEDPRYATNVERSRNRASLLPILSEAVASFERDVLLQRLAACGIPSGRAAGLHEALVSERTQQTGMVQTVAHAEAGSTTVFAPPYRLDGQRLPVRCAPPVLGEGTREVLQQLLAMSDEQLQQLQQRGVLTVPEVSSTSV
- a CDS encoding acyl-CoA dehydrogenase family protein — protein: MNFTHTEDRRMLADSLNRFVAEQYGIEHRNQLAYGAEGHSPELYAQFAELGTIGALFPEAVGGFGGSGFDISVVFEALGRGLVAEPLLGALIVGQALIAAGTEVQKQKLEDIIAGSVVAALAHDEPGSHYELNKVTATAVKTAAGWELSGTKSVVAFGEKADLLLVSARTAGAVFDEMGISLFLVDGNAAGITRRGYSRVEGGRAAELNFDKVQLGADALLGSEGRGYAVLEHVQGFALLALAAEALGAMDVAKQHTLEYLQTRKQFGVAIGSFQALQHRMADLLLEVEQVRSTVVNAADAIDNAQGAEREKMLSAAKYTVGYVGALVAEESIQMHGGIGMTWELPLAHYAKRLIMIDHQFGDEDHHLARFMALSQNA